In Phoenix dactylifera cultivar Barhee BC4 chromosome 11, palm_55x_up_171113_PBpolish2nd_filt_p, whole genome shotgun sequence, the following are encoded in one genomic region:
- the LOC103709015 gene encoding S-type anion channel SLAH3-like isoform X3: MERRNRGSETPKIPNQANAIKLPPLHLPAQANQCHQSNSISISLPASAPGISIGEAIKLLFGDNAGSAAIDEQPNQPSDSTTSNSGPAKLGMFHSKSIPAGSSYGKTAAVGKFNGPFEDQQRLPRSYSSRDKRFDSFKTWSGRLERQLSNLRGKPQEPDVEANESDIMEIEAVPAVERYFDALEGPELDTLRASEVSVLPEDQKWPFLLRFPISAFGMCLGVSSQAILWKTLATSPSMSFLHVNLTVNLVLWCISLAVIGTVSLIYSLKIIFYFEAVRREYYHPVRINFFFAPWIAGLFLALGVPPSVAVNLHAALWYVLMAPIFCLELKIYGQWMSGGQRRLSKVANPSNHLSIVGNFVGALLGASMGLKEGPIFFFAVGLAHYTVLFVTLYQRLPTTETLPRELHPVFFLFVAAPSVACVAWAKIRGDFDYGPRIAYFIAMFLYASLAVRINFFRGFRFSLAWWAYTFPMTSASVATISYSVAVTNILTRSFSVGLSAIATFTVTALLVSTIIHAFILHDLFPNDVSIAITQKRLKFSKKLAHLRSANSDMKETEGSLPKNSPELEL; this comes from the exons ggatcggaaacTCCTAAAATACCTAATCAGGCCAACGCGATCAAATTACCTCCGCTGCATTTGCCAGCTCAAGCAAATCAGTGCCATCAGTCAAATTCGATCTCTATCAGCTTGCCTGCTTCTGCTCCTGGAATAAGTATTGGAGAAGCTATAAAACTTTTATTTGGGGATAATGCTGGATCGGCTGCCATTGATGAACAACCAAATCAACCTTCAGACTCTACAACTAGCAACTCAGGACCAGCAAAACTGGGGATGTTCCATTCTAAGTCCATACCAGCGGGAAGTTCATATGGCAAGACAGCTGCAGTGGGAAAATTTAACGGTCCATTCGAGGATCAGCAAAGGTTGCCAAGAAGCTATAGTTCGAGGGACAAACGCTTTGATTCTTTCAAAACATGGTCTGGAAGACTGGAAAGGCAGTTATCCAACTTACGTGGAAAGCCGCAGGAACCAGATGTGGAGGCTAATGAGTCAGATATTATGGAAATCGAGGCTGTGCCAGCAGTAGAACGCTACTTCGATGCCTTAGAAGGGCCTGAATTAGACACTTTAAGG GCATCAGAGGTATCAGTTCTTCCTGAGGACCAGAagtggccttttcttcttcgcTTCCCAATATCTGCCTTTGGTATGTGCCTTGGTGTAAGCAGCCAAGCTATCCTCTGGAAGACCTTAGCTACATCTCCATCCATGAGTTTTCTACATGTGAACTTGACAGTGAATCTCGTGCTTTGGTGTATATCACTTGCAGTGATAGGCACTGTATCCCTCATTTACTCTCTGAAAATCATCTTTTACTTTGAAGCGGTTCGACGAGAGTACTACCATCCGGTCCGTATCAACTTCTTCTTTGCTCCCTGGATAGCGGGCCTTTTCTTGGCACTTGGTGTGCCACCATCAGTTGCAGTAAACCTTCATGCTGCTCTCTGGTATGTCCTTATGGCTCCAATATTTTGCCTTGAGCTCAAAATTTATGGCCAATGGATGTCCGGGGGCCAAAGAAGGCTCTCAAAGGTGGCAAATCCATCAAACCATTTATCGATCGTGGGCAACTTTGTGGGCGCATTGCTTGGCGCATCTATGGGACTTAAAGAAGgacctatcttcttctttgctGTTGGATTGGCTCACTATACAGTACTGTTTGTAACTCTGTACCAGAGGCTTCCTACTACTGAAACCCTCCCAAGGGAGCTTCACCCagtttttttcttatttgtagCAGCACCCAGTGTTGCTTGCGTGGCATGGGCAAAGATTCGTGGTGACTTTGATTACGGACCAAGGATAGCTTACTTTATTGCCATGTTCCTCTATGCCTCTCTG GCGGTGCGAATTAACTTTTTCCGAGGTttcag GTTTTCACTGGCATGGTGGGCATACACTTTTCCAATGACTAGCGCTTCAGTTGCTACCATTAGTTACTCAGTCGCAGTGACAAATATATTAACTCGGTCATTTTCTGTTGGACTCTCCGCAATCGCTACCTTCACAGTAACAGCTCTGCTCGTATCCACCATTATCCATGCTTTCATCCTCCATGACCTCTTCCCAAATGACGTCTCTATTGCTATCACACAGAAAAGACTAAAGTTCAGTAAGAAGCTCGCACATCTGAGATCAGCAAACTCAGACATGAAAGAAACAGAAGGCTCTCTTCCAAAAAACAGTCCAGAGCTCGAGCTTTGA
- the LOC103709015 gene encoding S-type anion channel SLAH3-like isoform X1 has product MENKDLQVELSTKQGFPEELPYILTCDASKTIAGFESVECTGTQSVTLPYPQEDAAVEKGSETPKIPNQANAIKLPPLHLPAQANQCHQSNSISISLPASAPGISIGEAIKLLFGDNAGSAAIDEQPNQPSDSTTSNSGPAKLGMFHSKSIPAGSSYGKTAAVGKFNGPFEDQQRLPRSYSSRDKRFDSFKTWSGRLERQLSNLRGKPQEPDVEANESDIMEIEAVPAVERYFDALEGPELDTLRASEVSVLPEDQKWPFLLRFPISAFGMCLGVSSQAILWKTLATSPSMSFLHVNLTVNLVLWCISLAVIGTVSLIYSLKIIFYFEAVRREYYHPVRINFFFAPWIAGLFLALGVPPSVAVNLHAALWYVLMAPIFCLELKIYGQWMSGGQRRLSKVANPSNHLSIVGNFVGALLGASMGLKEGPIFFFAVGLAHYTVLFVTLYQRLPTTETLPRELHPVFFLFVAAPSVACVAWAKIRGDFDYGPRIAYFIAMFLYASLAVRINFFRGFRFSLAWWAYTFPMTSASVATISYSVAVTNILTRSFSVGLSAIATFTVTALLVSTIIHAFILHDLFPNDVSIAITQKRLKFSKKLAHLRSANSDMKETEGSLPKNSPELEL; this is encoded by the exons ggatcggaaacTCCTAAAATACCTAATCAGGCCAACGCGATCAAATTACCTCCGCTGCATTTGCCAGCTCAAGCAAATCAGTGCCATCAGTCAAATTCGATCTCTATCAGCTTGCCTGCTTCTGCTCCTGGAATAAGTATTGGAGAAGCTATAAAACTTTTATTTGGGGATAATGCTGGATCGGCTGCCATTGATGAACAACCAAATCAACCTTCAGACTCTACAACTAGCAACTCAGGACCAGCAAAACTGGGGATGTTCCATTCTAAGTCCATACCAGCGGGAAGTTCATATGGCAAGACAGCTGCAGTGGGAAAATTTAACGGTCCATTCGAGGATCAGCAAAGGTTGCCAAGAAGCTATAGTTCGAGGGACAAACGCTTTGATTCTTTCAAAACATGGTCTGGAAGACTGGAAAGGCAGTTATCCAACTTACGTGGAAAGCCGCAGGAACCAGATGTGGAGGCTAATGAGTCAGATATTATGGAAATCGAGGCTGTGCCAGCAGTAGAACGCTACTTCGATGCCTTAGAAGGGCCTGAATTAGACACTTTAAGG GCATCAGAGGTATCAGTTCTTCCTGAGGACCAGAagtggccttttcttcttcgcTTCCCAATATCTGCCTTTGGTATGTGCCTTGGTGTAAGCAGCCAAGCTATCCTCTGGAAGACCTTAGCTACATCTCCATCCATGAGTTTTCTACATGTGAACTTGACAGTGAATCTCGTGCTTTGGTGTATATCACTTGCAGTGATAGGCACTGTATCCCTCATTTACTCTCTGAAAATCATCTTTTACTTTGAAGCGGTTCGACGAGAGTACTACCATCCGGTCCGTATCAACTTCTTCTTTGCTCCCTGGATAGCGGGCCTTTTCTTGGCACTTGGTGTGCCACCATCAGTTGCAGTAAACCTTCATGCTGCTCTCTGGTATGTCCTTATGGCTCCAATATTTTGCCTTGAGCTCAAAATTTATGGCCAATGGATGTCCGGGGGCCAAAGAAGGCTCTCAAAGGTGGCAAATCCATCAAACCATTTATCGATCGTGGGCAACTTTGTGGGCGCATTGCTTGGCGCATCTATGGGACTTAAAGAAGgacctatcttcttctttgctGTTGGATTGGCTCACTATACAGTACTGTTTGTAACTCTGTACCAGAGGCTTCCTACTACTGAAACCCTCCCAAGGGAGCTTCACCCagtttttttcttatttgtagCAGCACCCAGTGTTGCTTGCGTGGCATGGGCAAAGATTCGTGGTGACTTTGATTACGGACCAAGGATAGCTTACTTTATTGCCATGTTCCTCTATGCCTCTCTG GCGGTGCGAATTAACTTTTTCCGAGGTttcag GTTTTCACTGGCATGGTGGGCATACACTTTTCCAATGACTAGCGCTTCAGTTGCTACCATTAGTTACTCAGTCGCAGTGACAAATATATTAACTCGGTCATTTTCTGTTGGACTCTCCGCAATCGCTACCTTCACAGTAACAGCTCTGCTCGTATCCACCATTATCCATGCTTTCATCCTCCATGACCTCTTCCCAAATGACGTCTCTATTGCTATCACACAGAAAAGACTAAAGTTCAGTAAGAAGCTCGCACATCTGAGATCAGCAAACTCAGACATGAAAGAAACAGAAGGCTCTCTTCCAAAAAACAGTCCAGAGCTCGAGCTTTGA
- the LOC103709016 gene encoding protein ABIL1-like isoform X1, translating to MQQWRAENPAMTFDEVSMERSKSFVKALQELKNLRPQLYSAAEYCEKSYLHNEQKQMVLDNLKDYAVRALVNAVDHLGTVAYKLTDLFEQQTLDISTLELKISCLNQQILTCETYTDKEGLRQQRMVTNNPRHHKHYILPNSVSRQVQSSSQLHKDANLNHVQPQPRPHPPGTPASKTLSWHLASETNSASDGTPHAASCIGDIIAPKITSEAFHFLDKQDTAAPMPLSTHLQSAGGNPTSSMALRSFGIRDSLEPSKPLTAFRSFDNPGRLQIYRPPVRSKSMLSAFFAKNKSLKPRKASIT from the exons ATGCAGCAATGGCGGGCCGAGAACCCGGCCATGACCTTCGATGAGGTATCCATGGAGAGGAGCAAGAGCTTCGTCAAGGCCTTGCAG GAACTGAAGAACTTGAGGCCTCAGCTTTACTCTGCTGCTGAGTATTGTGAAAAGTCTTACCTTCACAATGAACAGAAACAGAT GGTACTGGATAATCTGAAAGATTATGCTGTTCGAGCCCTCGTCAATGCTGTAGATCACCTTGGTACTGTTGCTTACAAGTTGACAGACCTGTTTGAACAACAAACATTGGATATTTCAACTCTGGAGCTAAAGATTTCATGTCTGAACCAG CAAATTCTGACTTGCGAAACATACACTGACAAAGAGGGTCTTAGGCAGCAGCGAATGGTGACAAATAATCCAAGACATCACAAACATTACATTCTACCAA ATTCTGTTAGTAGACAGGTGCAAAGTAGTTCACAGCTACACAAAGATGCGAATCTAAATCATGTCCAACCACAACCTCGTCCTCATCCTCCAG GAACCCCTGCATCAAAAACCCTTTCCTGGCATCTAGCCTCCGAAACCAACTCCGCATCGGATGGAACACCTCATGCAGCATCATG CATTGGAGATATTATAGCTCCTAAGATAACTTCTGAAGCCTTCCATTTTCTTG ATAAACAAGACACTGCTGCACCAATGCCCTTATCAACTCATCTTCAGTCAGCCGGTGGAAATCCCACTTCTAGTATGGCTTTGCGCTCGTTTGGCATTAGG GATTCTTTGGAGCCTTCAAAACCTTTAACCGCATTCAGATCCTTTGACAATCCTGGACGGCTTCAAATTTACCGGCCTCCTGTTCGCAGTAAGAGCATGCTGTCAGCATTTTTTGCCAAAAACAAATCCTTAAAGCCAAGAAAGGCTTCCATCACATGA
- the LOC103709016 gene encoding probable protein ABIL1 isoform X2 — MVLDNLKDYAVRALVNAVDHLGTVAYKLTDLFEQQTLDISTLELKISCLNQQILTCETYTDKEGLRQQRMVTNNPRHHKHYILPNSVSRQVQSSSQLHKDANLNHVQPQPRPHPPGTPASKTLSWHLASETNSASDGTPHAASCIGDIIAPKITSEAFHFLDKQDTAAPMPLSTHLQSAGGNPTSSMALRSFGIRDSLEPSKPLTAFRSFDNPGRLQIYRPPVRSKSMLSAFFAKNKSLKPRKASIT; from the exons AT GGTACTGGATAATCTGAAAGATTATGCTGTTCGAGCCCTCGTCAATGCTGTAGATCACCTTGGTACTGTTGCTTACAAGTTGACAGACCTGTTTGAACAACAAACATTGGATATTTCAACTCTGGAGCTAAAGATTTCATGTCTGAACCAG CAAATTCTGACTTGCGAAACATACACTGACAAAGAGGGTCTTAGGCAGCAGCGAATGGTGACAAATAATCCAAGACATCACAAACATTACATTCTACCAA ATTCTGTTAGTAGACAGGTGCAAAGTAGTTCACAGCTACACAAAGATGCGAATCTAAATCATGTCCAACCACAACCTCGTCCTCATCCTCCAG GAACCCCTGCATCAAAAACCCTTTCCTGGCATCTAGCCTCCGAAACCAACTCCGCATCGGATGGAACACCTCATGCAGCATCATG CATTGGAGATATTATAGCTCCTAAGATAACTTCTGAAGCCTTCCATTTTCTTG ATAAACAAGACACTGCTGCACCAATGCCCTTATCAACTCATCTTCAGTCAGCCGGTGGAAATCCCACTTCTAGTATGGCTTTGCGCTCGTTTGGCATTAGG GATTCTTTGGAGCCTTCAAAACCTTTAACCGCATTCAGATCCTTTGACAATCCTGGACGGCTTCAAATTTACCGGCCTCCTGTTCGCAGTAAGAGCATGCTGTCAGCATTTTTTGCCAAAAACAAATCCTTAAAGCCAAGAAAGGCTTCCATCACATGA